One window of Phycodurus eques isolate BA_2022a chromosome 17, UOR_Pequ_1.1, whole genome shotgun sequence genomic DNA carries:
- the LOC133416097 gene encoding lysine-specific demethylase 6B-like isoform X4 yields the protein MYHPAELYSGRKTWHTYPDGGPNRGQWAPLNTRPWSPTQRCNGGRIPSDHPISLSSPPYNRGERAVHYAPDKGSSKGHRQALHVWDGKEQPFEAQNWHHNSVRSFHNRAGTNNGYLTRPGQRYINWDSNVSNSLHGSPRLHRNNREPQPPPERWAPSDFRRTFPCRMINDRAGPWKRPASHQRQAQMHQHSPPPQHPSSTRDECPAKRSRDSGPDQSSHPGSRHVVAHPSLPPRHHRCNQDDWKPPHDRTGPSHPSDHRTSTTQQQETSKSRAGGHSFCNSDPTVQNQGCSSRASHNGNGYRKMSSPAEHTRVPYSHQNPHYHHQRHTHHPRAEQHKPLTRRPEEGGEDSRNHLHKQSTEIRRNARGISKDPATLWSSAEDSSNYSSLHLKDSAHSPRVSPSLHKAANSSQQCSPGLSRQPKVQGSPTRKERFCATSTPSRTSPAGPKSNFSDVQYKKTSQLLYLSPHGSSRINRPAKESQTRRTAGCIKKDKLVKRERSDNVEKANKNAEDRKKRKKKEQKLVEKKKKRDKAARKEMKRTLKAQKREKESHCSLPIANSAVEEHLSIGRSFPPKGTSPQPLRPKKQRHLVPTTKSPTRKDLPAFTSRSEQGPKAKPKDTLPSLLYEALEPLSAACSVRVQQPGHGKEQGGPLHAPDLQPVGVMGNSDVGDNLANTPPVLSWQGSPVSDVGEDEDELEKGMISRPVLQPSPTHCFSPLPLESDSMDNVLKESVESKLADVSEPSDPSSATKHVLEDEKKKVIPERSGSLHPELHHKAGLDDVFKSLATLLSGQRATCRGGPFGGSPALTANGVKFASSLALGPDINCQQRQDCGHKSHPASSSETNNQPASHLEQCGETAQWEPITDTSTRKIEEADVDIKDGQDKDEDMRNEKEVSLLDHSLSAELRLTTTHTASLSHLLVSSKDERLKSEARAHQARLKIKIKKEKSTLSPKYKHRRNNHKPPPSRAMRKESVQREKAEANIITKNKDDDVSVLETAVSSGAGTSDNKTSSALSTISASKLCTATPASKAPCTSASVDPLKLKMLSMGFTKELKVLLVKMKIDGTHAFNMAEVEEQKVPLCQLSIQNTAAEVVSACKGAKVKEKFMESYLLPSLSVKPNISIQIPIPREKLNPPTPSIYLESRRDAFSPVLLQFCTDPKNAVTVIRGLAGSLRLNLGLFSTKSLVEANAEHAVEVRTQVQQPADENWDSRGSTQTWPCESSRSHTTIAKYAQYQASSFQESLQEEKESENEEEEEEEQDDSSTSASGKSSPPSTDTKATSALPSGKNATANTPSSELKSVGKIIKFGTNIDLSDPKR from the exons CGATCATCCCATTTCCCTGTCAAGTCCTCCATATAACAG GGGGGAACGAGCAGTCCACTATGCCCCAGACAAGGGTTCCTCTAAGGGGCACAGGCAGGCTctacatgtttgggatggtaAAGAACAGCCATTTGAGGCCCAGAACTGGCATCACAACTCTGTGCGCTCATTCCACAACCGAGCTGGCACCAACAATGGTTATCTAACAAGACCAGGACAACGCTACATAAACTGGGACAGCAATGTCAGCAACTCTTTG CATGGGAGTCCTCGGCTGCACCGTAACAACAGAGAGCCGCAGCCCCCCCCAGAGAGATGGGCTCCTTCAGACTTCCGCAGAACCTTCCCTTGTCGAATGATCAATGACAGAGCAGGGCCTTGGAAACGACCAGCCTCTCACCAGCGCCAAGCGCAGATGCACCAGCATAGTCCACCCCCACAACACCCTTCATCAACAAGGGACGAGTGTCCAGCCAAGAGGAGTCGGGACTCTGGTCCTGATCAG TCATCTCATCCTGGATCAAGGCATGTAGTTGCCCATCCCTCGCTCCCACCACGCCACCACCGTTGCAACCAAGATGACTGGAAGCCTCCTCATGACAGGACAGGTCCTAGCCACCCCTCCGACCACAGGACCTCAACAACACAGCAACAG gAGACCTCGAAATCACGTGCTGGAGGACATAGCTTTTGCAACAGTGACCCAACAGTCCAAAACCAGGGTTGCAGCAGCAGGGCTTCACATAATGGAAACGGTTATCGCAAAATGTCTTCACCAGCAGAACACACCCGTGTGCCTTACAGCCACCAGAATCCTCATTACCACCATCAGCGGCACACTCACCACCCCAGAGCTGAACAGCACAAACCCCTGACGCGCCGCCCTGAGGAAGGGGGGGAGGACTCAAGGAATCATCTCCACAAGCAAAGCACA GAAATTCGGCGTAACGCAAGAGGCATTTCAAAAGATCCAGCCACCCTCTGGTCTTCTGCAGAAGATTCTTCCAACTATTCCTCCCTTCATTTGAAAGATTCTGCTCACAGTCCACGTGTTAGTCCTTCGTTACACAAAGCAGCCAACAGCAGTCAACAATGTAGCCCTGGCCTCAGTAGGCAACCAAAAGTCCAGGGAAGCCCCACTCGCAAAGAAAGGTTCTGCGCAACCTCGACCCCATCTCGTACATCCCCAGCCGGTCCAAAATCCAACTTTTCAGATGTCCAATACAAGAAGACCTCACAGCTTCTCTACTTGTCTCCCCACGGCAGCTCCAGGATAAACAGGCCAGCAAAGGAGTCGCAAACTCGAAGAACAGCCGGATGCATAAAAAAAGATAAGCTGGTGAAAAGGGAAAGAAGCGACAATGTAGAAAAGGCAAACAAAAACGctgaagacagaaaaaaacggaagaaaaaggaacaaaaattagttgagaaaaaaaagaaaagggataAGGCGGCaaggaaagaaatgaaaagaaCCCTGAAAGCTcaaaagagagagaaggaatCTCATTGCTCCCTTCCGATTGCCAACTCTGCAGTAGAAGAGCATCTTTCCATTGGTCGATCTTTCCCTCCCAAGGGTACTTCTCCACAGCCATTGCGCCCAAAAAAGCAAAGACACTTAGTCCCCACAACAAAAAGCCCAACCAGGAAGGACCTCCCCGCATTCACTTCTCGGTCAGAACAAGGACCAAAAGCAAAACCTAAAGATACCCTGCCTTCCCTTTTGTATGAAGCCTTAGAACCTCTCAGTGCAGCATGTTCTGTGCGTGTTCAGCAGCCAGGCCACGGCAAGGAGCAAGGAGGGCCTCTCCATGCCCCGGATCTCCAGCCTGTGGGTGTGATGGGAAACAGCGACGTGGGCGACAACCTTGCCAACACTCCTCCTGTACTCAGCTGGCAGGGCTCACCGGTATCGGATGTGGGAGAGGATGAAGACGAGCTGGAAAAGGGAATGATAAGCAGACCCGTCCTCCAGCCCAGCCCCACTCACTGTTTTTCTCCTCTGCCCTTAGAAAGCGACAGTATGGATAATGTGCTCAAGGAGTCTGTTGAAAGTAAACTGGCAGATGTTTCGGAACCCTCTGATCCATCAAGTGCAACTAAACATGTTCTTGAAGATGAGAAGAAGAAAGTAATTCCAGAAAGGTCCGGCTCTCTACATCCTGAGCTTCACCATAAAGCAGGTCTGGATGATGTTTTCAAGAGCTTGGCCACTTTGCTCAGTGGTCAGAGGGCCACATGTCGAGGGGGTCCATTCGGGGGGTCTCCTGCTTTGACCGCTAATGGGGTTAAGTTTGCTTCCTCCCTTGCTCTGGGACCAGATATTAACTGTCAGCAGCGGCAAGATTGTGGCCACAAGTCACATCCTGCATCATCCTCAGAAACTAATAATCAGCCTGCTTCCCATTTAGAACAATGCGGTGAGACAGCTCAGTGGGAGCCTATCACAGACACCTCCACACGCAAAATAGAGGAAGCTGATGTCGATATTAAAGACGGACAAGATAAGGATGAAGACATGCGAAACGAAAAAGAGGTCTCGCTTTTGGACCACTCACTCAGTGCCGAGCTGAGACTGACCACCACCCACACCGCCTCTTTGAGCCACCTCCTTGTCTCGAGCAAGGACGAGAGGCTAAAGAGTGAGGCCAGAGCTCACCAAGCCCGCCTCAAAATTAAgataaagaaagagaaaagcacTCTTAGCCCCAAATATAAACACAGACGTAACAATCACAAACCCCCCCCCAGCAGAGCTATGCGGAAAGAGAGCGTGCAACGTGAAAAAGCCGAAGCAAACATCATAACAAAGAATAAAGATGATGATGTCAGTGTGCTTGAAACTGCTGTTTCATCAGGAGCCGGAACCTCTGATAATAAAACCTCAAGCGCATTATCAACTATCAGTGCATCCAAATTATGCACCGCTACACCAGCGAGTAAAGCTCCTTGTACATCAGCTTCTGTTGACCCACTCAAGCTCAAAATGTTGTCCATGGGCTTCACCAAGGAGCTGAAGGTCCTCCTGGTGAAGATGAAGATTGATGGCACGCACGCGTTCAACATGGCGGAAGTAGAAGAGCAAAAAGTCCCACTTTGTCAGCTCAGTATCCAAAACACAGCCGCTGAAGTGGTGAGCGCTTGCAA GGGGGCAAAGGTTAAGGAAAAATTCATGGAGTCATACCTGCTTCCTTCGCTCTCTGTGAAACCCAACATTTCCATCCAGATTCCGATTCCCCGAGAAAAGCTCAACCCTCCCACACCAAGCATCTAT TTGGAGAGCAGGAGAGATGCCTTCTCGCCAGTCCTGCTTCAGTTCTGCACCGATCCCAAAAATGCGGTGACCGTCATCAGAGGCCTTGCTGGTTCTCTCCGCCTCA ACCTTGGCTTGTTTTCCACCAAATCTCTGGTGGAGGCCAATGCAGAGCATGCGGTGGAGGTGAGGACGCAGGTCCAGCAGCCTGCCGATGAAAACTGGGATTCCCGCGGCTCGACTCAGACGTGGCCCTGCGAGAGCAGCCGCTCGCATACCACCATTGCCAAATACGCTCAGTACCAGGCCTCCAGCTTCCAGGAGAGCCTGCAG GAGGAGAAGGAGAGTGagaacgaagaagaagaagaagaagagcaagatGACTCTTCGACATCAGCCAGCGGTAAAAGCAGCCCACCGTCGACTGACACGAAAGCCACTTCTGCGCTCCCCTCGGGCAAAAACGCCACCGCCAACACACCCAG CTCAGAACTGAAGTCTGTTGGAAAGATAATCAAATTCGGGACCAACATAGATCTCTCAGATCCGAAACGGtga
- the LOC133416097 gene encoding lysine-specific demethylase 6B-like isoform X3 gives MYHPAELYSGRKTWHTYPDGGPNRGQWAPLNTRPWSPTQRCNGGRIPSDHPISLSSPPYNRGERAVHYAPDKGSSKGHRQALHVWDGKEQPFEAQNWHHNSVRSFHNRAGTNNGYLTRPGQRYINWDSNVSNSLHGSPRLHRNNREPQPPPERWAPSDFRRTFPCRMINDRAGPWKRPASHQRQAQMHQHSPPPQHPSSTRDECPAKRSRDSGPDQSSHPGSRHVVAHPSLPPRHHRCNQDDWKPPHDRTGPSHPSDHRTSTTQQQETSKSRAGGHSFCNSDPTVQNQGCSSRASHNGNGYRKMSSPAEHTRVPYSHQNPHYHHQRHTHHPRAEQHKPLTRRPEEGGEDSRNHLHKQSTEIRRNARGISKDPATLWSSAEDSSNYSSLHLKDSAHSPRVSPSLHKAANSSQQCSPGLSRQPKVQGSPTRKERFCATSTPSRTSPAGPKSNFSDVQYKKTSQLLYLSPHGSSRINRPAKESQTRRTAGCIKKDKLVKRERSDNVEKANKNAEDRKKRKKKEQKLVEKKKKRDKAARKEMKRTLKAQKREKESHCSLPIANSAVEEHLSIGRSFPPKGTSPQPLRPKKQRHLVPTTKSPTRKDLPAFTSRSEQGPKAKPKDTLPSLLYEALEPLSAACSVRVQQPGHGKEQGGPLHAPDLQPVGVMGNSDVGDNLANTPPVLSWQGSPVSDVGEDEDELEKGMISRPVLQPSPTHCFSPLPLESDSMDNVLKESVESKLADVSEPSDPSSATKHVLEDEKKKVIPERSGSLHPELHHKAGLDDVFKSLATLLSGQRATCRGGPFGGSPALTANGVKFASSLALGPDINCQQRQDCGHKSHPASSSETNNQPASHLEQCGETAQWEPITDTSTRKIEEADVDIKDGQDKDEDMRNEKEVSLLDHSLSAELRLTTTHTASLSHLLVSSKDERLKSEARAHQARLKIKIKKEKSTLSPKYKHRRNNHKPPPSRAMRKESVQREKAEANIITKNKDDDVSVLETAVSSGAGTSDNKTSSALSTISASKLCTATPASKAPCTSASVDPLKLKMLSMGFTKELKVLLVKMKIDGTHAFNMAEVEEQKVPLCQLSIQNTAAEVVSACKGAKVKEKFMESYLLPSLSVKPNISIQIPIPREKLNPPTPSIYLESRRDAFSPVLLQFCTDPKNAVTVIRGLAGSLRLNLGLFSTKSLVEANAEHAVEVRTQVQQPADENWDSRGSTQTWPCESSRSHTTIAKYAQYQASSFQESLQEEKESENEEEEEEEQDDSSTSASGKSSPPSTDTKATSALPSGKNATANTPSSELKSVGKIIKFGTNIDLSDPKRWKPQLQELLKLPAFMRVESINNMLSHVGHTILGMNTVQLYMKVPGSRTPGHQENNNFCSVNINIGPGDCEWFAVHEHYWQAINTFCEKHGVDYLTGSWWPVLEDLYSSNIPVYRFIQRPGDLVWINAGTVHWVQAVGWCNNIAWNVGPLNS, from the exons CGATCATCCCATTTCCCTGTCAAGTCCTCCATATAACAG GGGGGAACGAGCAGTCCACTATGCCCCAGACAAGGGTTCCTCTAAGGGGCACAGGCAGGCTctacatgtttgggatggtaAAGAACAGCCATTTGAGGCCCAGAACTGGCATCACAACTCTGTGCGCTCATTCCACAACCGAGCTGGCACCAACAATGGTTATCTAACAAGACCAGGACAACGCTACATAAACTGGGACAGCAATGTCAGCAACTCTTTG CATGGGAGTCCTCGGCTGCACCGTAACAACAGAGAGCCGCAGCCCCCCCCAGAGAGATGGGCTCCTTCAGACTTCCGCAGAACCTTCCCTTGTCGAATGATCAATGACAGAGCAGGGCCTTGGAAACGACCAGCCTCTCACCAGCGCCAAGCGCAGATGCACCAGCATAGTCCACCCCCACAACACCCTTCATCAACAAGGGACGAGTGTCCAGCCAAGAGGAGTCGGGACTCTGGTCCTGATCAG TCATCTCATCCTGGATCAAGGCATGTAGTTGCCCATCCCTCGCTCCCACCACGCCACCACCGTTGCAACCAAGATGACTGGAAGCCTCCTCATGACAGGACAGGTCCTAGCCACCCCTCCGACCACAGGACCTCAACAACACAGCAACAG gAGACCTCGAAATCACGTGCTGGAGGACATAGCTTTTGCAACAGTGACCCAACAGTCCAAAACCAGGGTTGCAGCAGCAGGGCTTCACATAATGGAAACGGTTATCGCAAAATGTCTTCACCAGCAGAACACACCCGTGTGCCTTACAGCCACCAGAATCCTCATTACCACCATCAGCGGCACACTCACCACCCCAGAGCTGAACAGCACAAACCCCTGACGCGCCGCCCTGAGGAAGGGGGGGAGGACTCAAGGAATCATCTCCACAAGCAAAGCACA GAAATTCGGCGTAACGCAAGAGGCATTTCAAAAGATCCAGCCACCCTCTGGTCTTCTGCAGAAGATTCTTCCAACTATTCCTCCCTTCATTTGAAAGATTCTGCTCACAGTCCACGTGTTAGTCCTTCGTTACACAAAGCAGCCAACAGCAGTCAACAATGTAGCCCTGGCCTCAGTAGGCAACCAAAAGTCCAGGGAAGCCCCACTCGCAAAGAAAGGTTCTGCGCAACCTCGACCCCATCTCGTACATCCCCAGCCGGTCCAAAATCCAACTTTTCAGATGTCCAATACAAGAAGACCTCACAGCTTCTCTACTTGTCTCCCCACGGCAGCTCCAGGATAAACAGGCCAGCAAAGGAGTCGCAAACTCGAAGAACAGCCGGATGCATAAAAAAAGATAAGCTGGTGAAAAGGGAAAGAAGCGACAATGTAGAAAAGGCAAACAAAAACGctgaagacagaaaaaaacggaagaaaaaggaacaaaaattagttgagaaaaaaaagaaaagggataAGGCGGCaaggaaagaaatgaaaagaaCCCTGAAAGCTcaaaagagagagaaggaatCTCATTGCTCCCTTCCGATTGCCAACTCTGCAGTAGAAGAGCATCTTTCCATTGGTCGATCTTTCCCTCCCAAGGGTACTTCTCCACAGCCATTGCGCCCAAAAAAGCAAAGACACTTAGTCCCCACAACAAAAAGCCCAACCAGGAAGGACCTCCCCGCATTCACTTCTCGGTCAGAACAAGGACCAAAAGCAAAACCTAAAGATACCCTGCCTTCCCTTTTGTATGAAGCCTTAGAACCTCTCAGTGCAGCATGTTCTGTGCGTGTTCAGCAGCCAGGCCACGGCAAGGAGCAAGGAGGGCCTCTCCATGCCCCGGATCTCCAGCCTGTGGGTGTGATGGGAAACAGCGACGTGGGCGACAACCTTGCCAACACTCCTCCTGTACTCAGCTGGCAGGGCTCACCGGTATCGGATGTGGGAGAGGATGAAGACGAGCTGGAAAAGGGAATGATAAGCAGACCCGTCCTCCAGCCCAGCCCCACTCACTGTTTTTCTCCTCTGCCCTTAGAAAGCGACAGTATGGATAATGTGCTCAAGGAGTCTGTTGAAAGTAAACTGGCAGATGTTTCGGAACCCTCTGATCCATCAAGTGCAACTAAACATGTTCTTGAAGATGAGAAGAAGAAAGTAATTCCAGAAAGGTCCGGCTCTCTACATCCTGAGCTTCACCATAAAGCAGGTCTGGATGATGTTTTCAAGAGCTTGGCCACTTTGCTCAGTGGTCAGAGGGCCACATGTCGAGGGGGTCCATTCGGGGGGTCTCCTGCTTTGACCGCTAATGGGGTTAAGTTTGCTTCCTCCCTTGCTCTGGGACCAGATATTAACTGTCAGCAGCGGCAAGATTGTGGCCACAAGTCACATCCTGCATCATCCTCAGAAACTAATAATCAGCCTGCTTCCCATTTAGAACAATGCGGTGAGACAGCTCAGTGGGAGCCTATCACAGACACCTCCACACGCAAAATAGAGGAAGCTGATGTCGATATTAAAGACGGACAAGATAAGGATGAAGACATGCGAAACGAAAAAGAGGTCTCGCTTTTGGACCACTCACTCAGTGCCGAGCTGAGACTGACCACCACCCACACCGCCTCTTTGAGCCACCTCCTTGTCTCGAGCAAGGACGAGAGGCTAAAGAGTGAGGCCAGAGCTCACCAAGCCCGCCTCAAAATTAAgataaagaaagagaaaagcacTCTTAGCCCCAAATATAAACACAGACGTAACAATCACAAACCCCCCCCCAGCAGAGCTATGCGGAAAGAGAGCGTGCAACGTGAAAAAGCCGAAGCAAACATCATAACAAAGAATAAAGATGATGATGTCAGTGTGCTTGAAACTGCTGTTTCATCAGGAGCCGGAACCTCTGATAATAAAACCTCAAGCGCATTATCAACTATCAGTGCATCCAAATTATGCACCGCTACACCAGCGAGTAAAGCTCCTTGTACATCAGCTTCTGTTGACCCACTCAAGCTCAAAATGTTGTCCATGGGCTTCACCAAGGAGCTGAAGGTCCTCCTGGTGAAGATGAAGATTGATGGCACGCACGCGTTCAACATGGCGGAAGTAGAAGAGCAAAAAGTCCCACTTTGTCAGCTCAGTATCCAAAACACAGCCGCTGAAGTGGTGAGCGCTTGCAA GGGGGCAAAGGTTAAGGAAAAATTCATGGAGTCATACCTGCTTCCTTCGCTCTCTGTGAAACCCAACATTTCCATCCAGATTCCGATTCCCCGAGAAAAGCTCAACCCTCCCACACCAAGCATCTAT TTGGAGAGCAGGAGAGATGCCTTCTCGCCAGTCCTGCTTCAGTTCTGCACCGATCCCAAAAATGCGGTGACCGTCATCAGAGGCCTTGCTGGTTCTCTCCGCCTCA ACCTTGGCTTGTTTTCCACCAAATCTCTGGTGGAGGCCAATGCAGAGCATGCGGTGGAGGTGAGGACGCAGGTCCAGCAGCCTGCCGATGAAAACTGGGATTCCCGCGGCTCGACTCAGACGTGGCCCTGCGAGAGCAGCCGCTCGCATACCACCATTGCCAAATACGCTCAGTACCAGGCCTCCAGCTTCCAGGAGAGCCTGCAG GAGGAGAAGGAGAGTGagaacgaagaagaagaagaagaagagcaagatGACTCTTCGACATCAGCCAGCGGTAAAAGCAGCCCACCGTCGACTGACACGAAAGCCACTTCTGCGCTCCCCTCGGGCAAAAACGCCACCGCCAACACACCCAG CTCAGAACTGAAGTCTGTTGGAAAGATAATCAAATTCGGGACCAACATAGATCTCTCAGATCCGAAACG TTGGAAGCCTCAGCTGCAGGAGCTGCTCAAGCTGCCGGCGTTCATGCGAGTGGAGTCGATCAACAACATGCTCAGTCATGTCGGTCACACAATCCTGGGCATGAACACCGTCCAGCTGTACATGAAAGTTCCGGGCAGCCGGACACCAG GTCACCAAGAGAACAACAACTTCTGCTCGGTCAACATAAATATTGGACCGGGTGACTGTGAGTGGTTTGCTGTCCATGAGCACTACTGGCAGGCTATCAACACATTCTGCGAGAA GCATGGAGTAGACTACCTCACAGGGTCCTGGTGGCCAGTTCTGGAAGACCTCTACAGCTCCAACATCCCTGTGTACCGTTTCATTCAGAGGCCGGGCGACTTGGTGTGGATCAATGCCGGGACGGTGCACTGGGTCCAAGCAGTGGGCTGGTGCAACAACATCGCCTGGAATGTGGGACCTTTAAACT CGTGA